In Asterias amurensis chromosome 4, ASM3211899v1, one genomic interval encodes:
- the LOC139936347 gene encoding uncharacterized protein: MAEAALHTETTCKIRHVHIECPICLSRFTDPKILDCLHNFCFNCLQELTDKQDPKTDIIICPMCKKETSIPDGGLSGLLSCFFLSSLIDDVINLEGQKEDINPPVLACEGCDEGLEAVSRCVDCDANYCKTCLENHARLKAISHHQIVNAVGSSHVRPKDKDKTETQKCRKHTDQELCFYCDTCELLVCLKCAVFDHRASNHNLSEINDSIRSYRRAVDEALQKFDECREQFQKVDDSIKHSQQSLQLMVDQALRDIVAKEEEEITKIRNASRHLQDRVTQIGQERGEGFVSIQRSNHDKMSRAEQIVASVNDLMQHAGIFELLDLKPKVMHNLDFHKELQFQTVQHSKSFIRFKGHDIVTDADLGEILEEEKWEVKTEFGKCGGGDGEFIDARDVACFSNGDIVVTDAVMQKLSTFTSKGSYKSTGVQSRTEDDKLKQPFGVTVTSDDLLLVTDGQNVKVYDRELRYIRQFRPSQNQVEGKSESLLRGIAVDNKDRIAVADCKRKLISLHTMDGSIISTIHRGDIRSYCQLSVSSKERLIFTRYDKMKLVCVDFMGNEVFNIRPSIDGKPVNPNGVCCDDAGDIYVSVYCGGWGTNEIHHYDASGEHIGCVARGLDRPLGMTFTPTGDLIVAETYSVKILHRL, from the coding sequence ATGGCTGAAGCTGCTTTACACactgagaccacttgcaagattagacatgtacacatcgaatgcccaatctgcctgagtcggttcaccgatccgaaaatcctggactgTCTTCACAACTTCTGCTTCAATTGTCTTCAGGAACTTACAGACAAACAGGATCCGAAGACGGATATTATTATTTGCCCAATGTGTAAAAAGGAAACATCAATCCCAGATGGGGGATTGTCGGGTCTTCTTAGCTGCTTTttcttgagctcgcttattgatgacgtcattaatcttGAAGGTCAGAAGGAGGACATTAACCCTCCTGTCTTGGCttgcgaaggatgcgacgaaggtcttgaagccgtctcacggtgtgttgactgtgatGCGAACTATTGCAAGACATGTCTGGAAAACCACGCAAGGCTAAAAGCTATCAGTCATCATCAAATCGTTAATGCTGTCGGTTCGTCGCATGTGCGACCCAAAGACAAGGACAAAACTGAAACACAAAAGTGCCggaaacacactgaccaggaactgtgtttctatTGCGACACGTGTGAATTACTTGTGTGTCTCAAATGTGCGGTGTTCGATCACCGAGCGTCCAACCACAATCTCTCTGAAATCAATGATTCCATTCGATCTTATCGTCGAGCTGTTGATGAAGCCTTGCAGAAGTTTGATGAGTGTCGCGAGCAATTCCAAAAAGTGGATGACTCTATCAAACACTCACAGCAGAGTTTACAGCTCATGGTTGACCAGGCTCTTCGAGATATTGTGGCTAAAGAGGAAGAGGAAATCACTAAGATAAGAAATGCATCTCGCCACCTTCAAGACAGAGTCACAcaaatcggtcaagaaagaggTGAGGGATTTGTGAGCATACAGCGCAGCAATCACGAtaagatgagccgtgcagagcagatcgtagcttcagtcaatgaCTTAATGCAACATGCTGGCATctttgagctgctggacctcaagccaaaagttatgcacaacttagacttccacaaagagcttcagtttcaaacagtgcagcatagcaagtcattcatccggttcaaaggtcatgatatcgtcactgatgcagatctcggtgaaatactagaggAAGAGAAGTGGGAGGTTAAGACAGAGTTTGGTAAATGTGGGGGAGGTGATGGGGAGTTCATTGATGCAAGGGACGTTGCTTGTTTTAGCAATGGTGACATTGTCGTTACTGATGCTGTCATGCAGAAATTATCCACATTTACATCAAAGGGTAGTTACAAATCTACAGGTGTTCAAAGTCGAACAGAGGACGATAAactaaaacaaccttttggtgttaccgtgacctctgatgacctgcttctggttactgacggacagaatgtaaaggtttatgatagagAACTGAGATACATTCGTCAGTTCCGACCCTCACAGAATCAAGTCGAGGGGAAGTCTGAGAGTCTACTTCGTGGTATTGCTGTGGACAATAAAGATCGTATTGCAGTGGCTGACTGTAAGAGAAAGTTAATATCTCTCCATACTATGGATGGATCCAtcatttccacaatacatcGTGGCGATATTAGAAGCTACTGCCAGTTATCTGTAAGCAGCAAGGAGCGTCTGATCTTCACACGCTACGACAAGATGAAActagtttgtgtggatttcatgggaaacgaggtgttTAATATCAGACCCTCCATTGACGGCAAACCTGTCAATCCTAATGGTGTGTGCTGCGACGATGCTGGAGACATCTATGTGTCTGTTTATTGCGGTGGCTGGGGAACCAATGAGATACACcattacgatgcatcaggtgagcacatcggctgtgtagctcgTGGCTTGGACCGTCCTCTAGGCATGACGTTTACTCCTACTGGTGACCTCATCGTGGCTGAGACGTACTCGGTCAAGATATTGCATCGTCTGTGA
- the LOC139936481 gene encoding uncharacterized protein, whose amino-acid sequence MAEAALHTETTCKIRHVHIECPICLSRFTDPKILDCLHSYCFKCLQELIDKQDPKTDLIICPMCKKETSIPDGGLSGILSCFFLSSLIDDVINLGGSKEDIDPPVVTCEGCDEGLEAVSRCVDCDANYCKTCLENHAKLKAISHHQIVNAVGSSNEQPKVKDKTESPKCRKHTDQELRFYCDTCDLLACPVCVVFDHRASNHNLSEINDSIRSYRRAVDEALQKFDECRKQFQKVDDSIKYSQQSLQLMVDQALRDIVAKEEEEITKIRNASRHLQERVTQIGQERGEGFESIQSSNYDKMSRAEQIVASVNDLMQHADNFELLDLKPKVMHNLDFHKELQFQTVQHSKSFIGFKGHDIVTDADLGEILEEEKWEVKTKFGECGEGEGEFLGARDVACFSNGDIVVTDTLRRLLSTFTSKGSYKSTGVQSGTEHGKLKQPFGVTVTSDDLLLVTNGHDVKVYDRELRYIRQFRPSQNQVEGQSKSLLRGIAVDNKDRIATADCKRKVISLHNMDGSINSTIHHDDISNNCHLSVSSKERLIFINYQKMKLFCMDFMGNEVFNISTSIDGKPVNPYGVCCDDAGDIYVSVHSGGFGTKDIHHYDASGEHIGCVARGLFNPLGMTFTPTGDLIVADMHSVKVLHRL is encoded by the coding sequence ATGGCCGAAGCTGCTTTACACactgagaccacttgcaagattagacatgtacacatcgaatgcccaatctgcCTGAGTCGGTTCACTGATCCGAAAATACTGGACTGTCTTCACAGCTACTGCTtcaaatgtcttcaggaacttaTAGACAAACAGGATCCGAAGACGGATCTTATTATTTGCCCAATGTGTAAAAAGGAAACGTCAATCCCAGATGGGGGATTGTCAGGTATTCTTAGCTGCTTTTTCTTAAGCTCGcttatcgatgacgtcattaatcttGGAGGTTCGAAGGAGGACATTGACCCTCCTGTCGTGACATGCGAAGGATGTGACGAAGGTCTTGAAgccgtctcacggtgtgttgaTTGTGATGCGAATTATTGCAAGACATGTCTAGAAAACCACGCAAAGCTAAAAGCTATCAGTCATCATCAAATCGTTAATGCGGTGGGCTCATCAAATGAGCAACCCAAAGTCAAGGACAAAACTGAATCACCAAAGTGCCggaaacacactgaccaggaactgCGTTTTTATTGCGACACGTGTGATTTACTTGCATGCCCTGTTTGTGTGGTGTTCGATCACCGAGCGTCCAACCACAATCTCTCTGAAATCAATGATTCCATTCGATCTTATCGTCGAGCTGTTGATGAAGCCTTGCAGAAGTTTGATGAGTGTCGCAAGCAATTCCAAAAAGTGGATGACTCTATTAAATACTCACAGCAGAGTTTGCAGCTCATGGTTGACCAGGCTCTTCGAgatattgtggctaaggaggaaGAGGAAATCACTAAGATAAGAAACGCATCTCGCCACCTTCAAGAAAGAGTCACCcaaatcggtcaagaaagaggTGAGGGATTTGAGAGCATACAGAGCAGCAATTACGAtaagatgagccgtgcagagcagatcgtagcttcagtcaatgacttaatgcaacatgctgataactttgagctgctggacctcaagccaaaagttatgcacaacttagacttccacaaagaactccagtttcaaacagtgcagcatagcaagtcattcatcgggttcaaaggtcatgatatcgtcactgatgcagatctcggtgaaatactagaggAAGAGAAGTGGGAGGTAAAGACAAAGTTTGGTGAATGTGGGGAAGGTGAGGGGGAGTTCTTGGGTGCAAGGGACGTTGCTTGTTTTAGCAATGGTGACATTGTCGTTACTGATACATTGAGGCGGCTATTATCCACATTTACATCAAAGGGTAGTTACAAGTCTACAGGTGTTCAAAGTGGAACAGAGCACGGTAAactaaaacaaccttttggtgttaccgtgacctctgatgacctgctCCTGGTTACTAATGGACATgatgtaaaggtttatgatagagAACTGAGATATATTCGTCAGTTCAGACCCTCACAGAATCAAGTCGAGGGGCAGTCAAAGAGCCTACTTCGTGGTATTGCTGTGGACAATAAAGATCGTATTGCAACGGCTGACTGTAAGAGAAAGGTTATATCTCTCCATAATATGGATGGATCCATCAattccacaatacatcatgacGATATTAGTAATAACTGCCATCTATCTGTTAGCAGCAAGGAGCGTCTGATTTTTATAAATTACCAGAAGATGAAACTATTTTGTAtggatttcatgggaaacgaggtgttcaatatcagcacCTCCATTGACGGCAAACCTGTCAATCCTTATGGTGTGTGCTGCGACGATGCTGGAGACATCTATGTGTCTGTTCATTCCGGTGGCTTTGGAACCAAAGATATACatcattacgatgcatcaggtgagcacatcggctgtgtagctcgTGGCTTGTTCAATCCTCTAGGCATGACGTTTACTCCTACCGGAGACCTCATCGTGGCTGATATGCACTCGGTCAAGGTATTGCATCGTCTGTGA